The DNA sequence TAAGTTATTAGAAAATTTAATTTTTATTATTAAAAAATCTCTTTCTTCTATTGATTGCTTATGTCAAATATCTGCTGATGAATTTATTATCTTAAAAGAGGAAATCATTAACGAATCTCAGATTAATAATATTATTGGGCAAATTTTAACTGATTTAAAACAACCTATAATTATTAATGGAAATTCAATTATTTTAAATGTTAATTTAGGTGTCACTATCCATCCCCAAGATGGTAAAAATTTTCATGATTTAATGAAAAATACGAATATAGCCTTAGAAAGCAGTTATGAATATGGTAATAGTAGCTGTCAATTTTTTAGGGACAATATAGTTGAGACAACAACTATTAAAAATAAAAATTTCACGTTAATGGGCGACAGTATTAGTAATAATAAGTTTGTCTTAAAGTATTCTCCGATAGTCAGCACAAAAACAGAAATTTTAAGTGGTTTTAATGCAACCATTAATTTGTCGCAAGAAAAAATAGATTTACAAGAATTAGATATTTTATTACAAGTTAAAGAGTTTAATTATGATGAAAATTTATTACTATGGTCATTAGAACAAATATTAAAAGACTATAATTCGTGGATGGAGGATAGACAAACTTTTGACCTAAAAATAAGTTTAAAAGTTCTGTTATCAACTCTAATGAAAGATAATGTCATTGATAAAGTCAGTGAGTTAATTACTCCCGAAAATCAGTTTCCTTCTGTAGAATTAGAAATTGTATTGGATAATAGTTTGTTTGAAGAAAATATTGTAATTGAGGGTTTAAATATACTTAGCAATAGTTCTTTAAACTATGGTTTATTTAGTCCAGATATTCAGACATTTTTCGCTTTTATGAGAGAAAAAATAAAAGTGAATACTTTAAAAACTTCTTCTCGTTTGATTGAAAATTTAGAGGGCAATTCAGGAGAAGAAAAATTCATCACTTGTGCTGTTGATTTGGCTCAATTCTTAAATGTAGATTTAGTAATAGAAGGGGTTAACTCTGAAAATCAGAAAGATATTTTATCGAGTATTGGTTGCGATAGAATGCAGGGTTTATTCTTTTCTCCTGCTTTAGAATCAGAAAAAGTACCTAACTTTTTGAAAAAATCAAAGGTTGAATAGTTTTTTGTTTTTGTATAAATATTCAATGCTTTGTAGTTCAGATTTAAGAGTTATAATTGTCGC is a window from the Cyanobacterium sp. Dongsha4 genome containing:
- a CDS encoding EAL domain-containing protein yields the protein MNINQNYIKHILAVECGSWKKTFFLDKDNYSIGRNSTNTFFCHHRVISRNHAHIIKVNYQSLVDSEQSENIFWLMDGDFFGRRSTNGIYVNGKKCFCAKLNPGDIIFFGGIDVKAKYDIVNLQSKTFYSIASPDYKSVFTEKVNNSEISDLSIFSTFTDDNFGILELISQGVFIVNLKSSEIIKVNQNYAQMLGYLSSEIIGLKLQELDCSEKEMINYDLSILAKNNVKSCRYSIHQGKDKKLINVLVKSVPINYQEQKCLLVSVENNSNLQKLEDALRYQTSHNLSTNLGNKNLLEKQLAWSLGFNSLKESNIALIKIKVNQWDNISNYFSQENVSKLLENLIFIIKKSLSSIDCLCQISADEFIILKEEIINESQINNIIGQILTDLKQPIIINGNSIILNVNLGVTIHPQDGKNFHDLMKNTNIALESSYEYGNSSCQFFRDNIVETTTIKNKNFTLMGDSISNNKFVLKYSPIVSTKTEILSGFNATINLSQEKIDLQELDILLQVKEFNYDENLLLWSLEQILKDYNSWMEDRQTFDLKISLKVLLSTLMKDNVIDKVSELITPENQFPSVELEIVLDNSLFEENIVIEGLNILSNSSLNYGLFSPDIQTFFAFMREKIKVNTLKTSSRLIENLEGNSGEEKFITCAVDLAQFLNVDLVIEGVNSENQKDILSSIGCDRMQGLFFSPALESEKVPNFLKKSKVE